The nucleotide sequence TTGTTGACCACGCCGTCGTGGTTGAAATCGCCCAGATCAAGCAGTTCAGGCTGCGTGATGCTATTGGTTGATTCAAAGGCGGTTAAATTGGTCAGCGCAGAAAGCATCGCCGGAATATCGGAGCTGTTGAATTGGCCATCGCCGTTGAAATCGCCTTGCAAGGGAGCAAACGCGCTCAGGGCCGCCAACGCATTATGGCTGCTGGTGCTGCCGAACAGGGCCGTTGTTCCGCCGTTGTTAATGAAAAAGCCGGGAACTTGCACCGCCTCTGGATACCAATACAGCAGTCCCTCTCCATCGTGCCCTGGCAAGCTCAGCATCAAATTCCGAACGGCAGCCAACTCCGCTTCTTGCCCCGCCTGCGTCGCCGGCCACGTGGAAATCGGCTCCGTTCCGCCATTCGCAGTTCCTGTGTACGGGTAATCGGTTTCCAACAGCATGATCCGTTTTGAAGGATTGATGTTTGTGCCGTTGTTAGTGTTGATATTCGCCAATGCTGTCAGGTTCGATTGCAAAAAGCTGAACGACTTCTGCGAATTATTGCTGGACGGATAATAATCTACCCCTTCCACGTCGAAATCGGTCACGTTGCCCAGCGACACGCTCGTAATATTGCTATAGAAAGATTGCGGCTGGTCATTCATATCTCCACTATCGATACTCAGGGCAATGGGAATATGCTGGCCGAGGCTTTGTGCATCCCGTACTCCCGCAATCGCCGCATTCAGCAGACCGCCAAAATTCTTCCAGCTTTGGTTGGTTTGGGCCTGCGTGGGTTTGTTGTTGGTCAGCCCCAGCCCTGAGTAGGGAGTATTTTGATACAG is from Pirellulales bacterium and encodes:
- a CDS encoding glycosyl hydrolase 53 family protein, which produces MLLNCSRLTLGAYPFYVGGDISLETFMQQQNITFTQNNVAAPLDQIMYDSGANMFRLRVFVNPPTTYTNANTGAIQTTAYDITLAQQIKADDPGAKILLDFHYSDTWADPGHQTKPVHVNQGLGWDADTTLAGLESDVQTYTQNTLTSFKNAGVMPDMVQIGNETTDGMLWQTGSSGAAAVGGRILYQNTPYSGLGLTNNKPTQAQTNQSWKNFGGLLNAAIAGVRDAQSLGQHIPIALSIDSGDMNDQPQSFYSNITSVSLGNVTDFDVEGVDYYPSSNNSQKSFSFLQSNLTALANINTNNGTNINPSKRIMLLETDYPYTGTANGGTEPISTWPATQAGQEAELAAVRNLMLSLPGHDGEGLLYWYPEAVQVPGFFINNGGTTALFGSTSSHNALAALSAFAPLQGDFNGDGQFNSSDIPAMLSALTNLTAFESTNSITQPELLDLGDFNHDGVVNNADLQGMLNALLAGSGSTNPVPEPAPVWLLAISATVALRSCRRRSKM